One Cicer arietinum cultivar CDC Frontier isolate Library 1 chromosome 8, Cicar.CDCFrontier_v2.0, whole genome shotgun sequence DNA segment encodes these proteins:
- the LOC101503358 gene encoding protein TRIGALACTOSYLDIACYLGLYCEROL 4, chloroplastic-like, with protein sequence MRKLRWVMDGGGFYDLDISTPKTLDGLASPVPGDPLPLGLSRGTRLSRQRQLQFMQLFMYAPLLPSFSQPQGFTLQRVLSLPFTDNWFVFLLGQFNLQKFISSVKSSEEKPARNSSWLKTFGRHLRQKSLYALGICSEFQLTPDDTLLFGLDSCDYTDKPRAKAVLHHKFPHHDLTMEAVYPGLFVDKTGNYWDVPFSMAIDLASLTTSDSSTGYHLSAHYTSGSPEQFQSIQNQNDRVPRSLLPGLAFKSVFSYRKNIDIWRSETPKLKLVQPYDIFLSNPHVSASGMIGAAATTSFGENSARAQVDDDGKRSAGLFLQASGIKSSFLADIFGSISFTAQHGNFQRLFLDLTRFQARLEFPSGSKFLSGATSLAQDLFNSQKPNIEALQTICPNATLSLQQQIVGPVSLRVDSGIAIDLKNNPEWPIQAEEPVFAVEYALQVLGSAKAVAWCCPKRQEFMVELRFYET encoded by the exons ATGAGGAAACTAAGATGGGTAATGGATGGTGGTGGATTTTATGATTTAGACATTTCAACTCCAAAAACACTTGATGGATTGGCTTCTCCTGTTCCAGGTGACCCTCTCCCTTTGGGTTTATCAAGAGGGACTAGACTTTCCAGACAAAGACAACTCCAATTCATGCAACTTTTCATGTATGCTCCTCTTCTTCCATCTTTTTCACAACCTCAAGGTTTCACTCTCCAACGTGTTCTCTCTCTCCCCTTTACTGATAATTG GTTTGTATTTTTACTGGGTCAGTTCAATTTGCAGAAATTCATTTCCTCCGTTAAGAGCAGTGAGGAAAAACCTGCACGGAATTCCTCTTGGTTGAAAACATTCGGGAGACACTTACGACAGAAATCTTTGTATGCCTTGGGAATATGTTCAGAGTTCCAGTTAACACCGGATGATACTTTACTTTTTGGCTTAGATTCATGTGACTATACTGATAAACCTCGTGCGAAAGCTGTACTTCATCATAAA TTTCCACATCATGATCTAACAATGGAGGCAGTTTATCCCGGTCTTTTTGTTGATAAGACTGGTAATTACTGGGATGTACCATTTTCGATGGCGATTGATCTCGCTTCTTTGACTACCAGTGACTCTTCTACTGGTTATCATTTGTCTGCGCACTACACTTCAGGGTCACCCGAGCAGTTCCAAAgtattcaaaatcaaaatgatagAGTACCACGCTCACTACTTCCGGGTTTGGCCTTCAAAAGTGTCTTCTCCTATAGGAAAAACATTGATATCTGGAGAAGTGAGACTCCTAAATTGAAATTGGTACAACCATATGATATCTTTCTTTCAAATCCTCACGTGTCTGCCTCAGGGATGATTG GTGCTGCTGCAACCACATCTTTTGGGGAGAATTCGGCCAGAGCACAAGTAGACGACGATGGAAAGCGTTCAGCAGGATTGTTTCTTCAGGCTTCTGGGATAAAGTCTTCCTTTCTAGCAGATATATTTGGATCCATTTCATTTACAGCCCAACATGGAAACTTCCAAAGGCTTTTTCTTGATCTTACACGATTTCAGGCCCGGCTGGAATTTCCTTCAGGTTCCAAATTCCTTTCAGGTGCAACAAGTCTTGCACAAGATCTTTTCAATTCTCAAAAGCCAAACATCGAAGCTCTTCAAACGATATGCCCAAATGCTACCTTATCTCTTCAGCAGCAG ATTGTTGGTCCAGTGAGTTTGAGAGTGGATTCAGGAATAGCAATTGATCTGAAGAACAACCCTGAATGGCCTATACAAGCAGAGGAACCTGTATTTGCTGTTGAATATGCATTGCAAGTGCTTGGTTCAGCAAAAGCAGTTGCTTGGTGTTGTCCTAAGCGCCAAGAGTTTATGGTAGAACTTCGTTTTTATGAGACATAA
- the LOC101503694 gene encoding phosphoribulokinase, chloroplastic, translating into MAACTVYSTQSLRTNISIPTSSSSKTHLGFNQKQVVFYTTSKKSRTNNNKRYLITCKAGDSQTIVIGLAADSGCGKSTFMRRLTSVFGGAAEPPKGGNPDSNTLISDTTTVICLDDYHSLDRTGRKEKGVTALDPRANDFDLMYQQVKAIKDGISVEKPIYNHVTGLLDPPELIKPPKILVIEGLHPMYDSRVRDLLDFSIYLDISNEVKFAWKIQRDMAERGHSLESIKASIEARKPDFDAFIDPQKQYADAVIEVLPTQLIPDDNEGKILRVRLIQKEGVKYFSPVYLFDEGSTISWIPCGRKLTCSYPGIKFFYGPDTYFGNEVSVVEMDGQFDRLDELIYVESHLSNLSSKFYGEVTQQMLKHADFPGSNNGTGLFQTIVGLKIRDLFEQIVASRAETPVGAAKA; encoded by the exons ATGGCAGCTTGCACTGTCTACTCAACACAATCACTAAGAACAAACATCTCAATtccaacatcatcatcatcaaaaacACATCTTGGTTTTAATCAAAAACAAGTAGTTTTCTACACAACAAGCAAAAAAAGCAgaaccaacaacaacaaaagataTTTGATAACATGTAAAGCAGGTGATTCACAGACAATTGTGATTGGTCTAGCAGCTGATTCTGGCTGTGGAAAAAGCACTTTCATGAGAAGACTCACAAGTGTGTTTGGAGGAGCAGCAGAACCACCAAAAGGTGGAAATCCTGATTCAAACACACTTATAAGTGACACAACAACTGTGATTTGTTTGGATGATTATCATTCATTGGACAGAACTGgtagaaaagaaaaaggtgtCACTGCACTTGATCCAAGAGCTAATGATTTTGATCTTATGTATCAACAAGTTAAAGCTATTAAAGATGGAATTTCTGTTGAAAAACCTATTTATAATCATGTCACTGGTCTTTTGGATCCTCCAGAGCTTATTAAACCACCAAAAATCTTAGTCATTGAAGGTCTTCACCCAAT GTATGATTCTCGAGTCAGAGATCTTTTGGACTTTAGTATCTACTTAGACATTAGCAATGAAGTGAAATTCGCTTGGAAAATTCAG AGAGACATGGCAGAGCGAGGACATAGTCTTGAAAGTATCAAGGCTAGCATTGAAGCAAGGAAGCCTGATTTTGATGCTTTTATTG ATCCTCAAAAGCAATATGCAGATGCAGTGATAGAAGTGTTGCCAACACAACTAATTCCTGATGATAATGAGGGAAAGATTTTAAGAGTGAGGTTGATACAAAAAGAGGGTGTTAAGTACTTTAGCCCAGTTTACTTGTTTGATGAAGGTTCAACCATTTCATGGATACCATGTGGAAGGAAGCTTACATGCTCTTATCCTGGCATTAAGTTCTTCTATGGACCAGATACTTACTTTGGAAATGAG GTGTCAGTTGTAGAAATGGATGGACAATTTGACAGACTAGATGAACTAATATATGTGGAGAGCCATTTGAGCAACCTCTCTTCAAAATTCTATGgagaagtaactcaacaaatGTTGAAGCATGCTGATTTCCCTGGTAGCAACAATGGAACAGGTCTTTTCCAAACCATAGTTGGTTTAAAGATAAGAGATTTATTTGAGCAGATAGTAGCCAGCAGGGCTGAGACTCCAGTAGGAGCTGCAAAAGCTTAG
- the LOC101504332 gene encoding DEAD-box ATP-dependent RNA helicase 5 has product MGRKDDAVLATEDQITNNSPELKSSKKKNKKNKNKHDLQNEENTPKRKHEELINQNDAESNKKSKKKKKHDKEENDSGNGDDTVSASGDPIAVTGKNAEDAKYAAVKTFVDSGLPENVLECCKGFEKPSPIQSLTWPFLLDGRDLIGIAATGSGKTLAFGIPAIMHVLNKRKSKGSSKGRNPLCLMLSPTRELAQQISDVLCDAGKSCGVESICLYGGTSKGPQISALKSGVDIVIGTPGRIQDLVEMGICCLKEVSFAVLDEADRMLDMGFEQIVRSILGQTCSVRQMVMFSATWPLAVHHLAQEFMDPNPIKVVVGSEDLAANHDVMQIVEVLDERARDKRLVALLEKYHKSKKNRVLVFVLYKFETTRVERMLQQGGWKAVSISGDKSQNERTKALSLFKNGSCPLMIATDVAARGLDIPDVEVVINFSFPLTLEDYVHRIGRTGRAGKKGVAHTFFTQANKGLSGELVNVLREAGQVVPDALLKFGTHVKKKESKLYGAHFKEISADAPKSKKITFDNSDED; this is encoded by the exons ATGGGTCGGAAAGACGACGCCGTTTTAGCCACCGAAGATCAAATCACTAACAACAGCCCCGAACTCAAATCCTCtaagaagaagaacaaaaagaacaaGAACAAACACGACCTTCAAAACGAAGAAAACACTCCCAAAAGAAAGCACGAAGAACTCATCAATCAAAACGACGCCGAATCAAATAAGAAaagtaaaaagaagaaaaagcaTGACAAGGAGGAGAACGACAGTGGTAACGGCGATGACACGGTTTCCGCGTCGGGTGACCCCATTGCAGTTACTGGAAAGAATGCTGAAGACGCGAAATACGCGGCGGTTAAAACTTTCGTTGATTCGGGGCTTCCTGAGAATGTGCTTGAGTGTTGCAAGGGTTTTGAGAAACCTTCTCCGATTCAGTCACTAACTTGGCCTTTTTTATTGGACGGTCGTGATTTAATTGGAATTGCAGCTACTGGTTCAG gGAAGACACTTGCTTTTGGAATACCGGCAATTATGCATGTTTTGAATAAGCGGAAGAGTAAGGGTTCTTCCAAGGGTCGTAACCCTCTTTGCCTTATGCTCTCTCCTACAAGGGAGCTTGCTCAACAA ATATCAGATGTATTGTGTGATGCTGGTAAGTCTTGTGGCGTGGAATCAATTTGTTTGTATGGTGGAACCTCAAAAGGACCACAAATCTCTGCACTTAAATCTGGCGTT GACATTGTCATTGGAACCCCTGGTCGTATCCAAGATCTGGTTGAAATGGGTATCTGTTGCCTTAAAGAAGTATCTTTTGCG GTGCTTGATGAAGCAGATCGGATGCTTGACATGGGTTTTGAACAAATAGTCCGCTCAATACTTGGTCAGACATGTTCTG TTCGTCAAATGGTCATGTTCAGTGCTACATGGCCTTTAGCAGTTCATCACTTGGCGCAGGAATTTATGGATCCCAACCCTATAAAA GTTGTTGTAGGCTCAGAGGATTTAGCTGCCAATCATGATGTCATGCAGATAGTTGAG GTCTTGGACGAGCGGGCACGTGATAAGCGCTTGGTTGCTTTACTAGAGAAATACCACAAATCTAAGAA GAATCGAGTATTGGTCTTTGTTTTATACAAATTTGAAACCACACGAGTTGAAAGAATGCTTCAACAAGG GGGATGGAAGGCCGTGTCAATAAGTGGGGACAAATCACAGAATGAGCGCACTAAGGCACTGTCATTATTCAAGAATGGAAGCTGTCCTTTGATG ATTGCAACTGATGTGGCAGCACGGGGATTGGATATTCCAGATGTTGAAGTAGTGATCAACTTTAGTTTTCCTCTAACTCTAGAAGATTATGTTCATAGAATTGGGCGAACTGGACGAGCTGGTAAGAAAGGCGTTGCCCATACATTCTTCACCCAAGCGAATAAG GGACTTTCTGGGGAGCTTGTAAATGTTTTAAGAGAAGCAGGTCAAGTTGTGCCAGATGCTCTTTTGAAATTTGGCACACATGTAAAGAAAAAG GAGTCCAAGCTTTATGGGGCTCACTTCAAGGAAATTTCTGCTGATGCTCCAAAgtctaaaaaaataacatttgacAACTCTGATGAAGACTAA
- the LOC101504016 gene encoding secretory carrier-associated membrane protein 4, whose translation MNHHHDPNPFEEEEVNPFSNGAGSKSRVPPLTSEPVGFGQRHDATVDIPLDTSNGDSKKKAQELAAWEADLKRKEKEIKRREDSVAKAGVPIDDKNWPPFFPIIHHDIANEIPVHAQRLQYLAFASWLGIVLCLVFNLVAVTVCWVRGGGVKIFFLAVIYALLGVPLSYVLWYRPLYRAMRTDSALKFSWFFMLYLLHIAFCIFAAIAPPVVFHGKSLTGILAAIDVFSDHVLVGIFYLIGFGLFCLEALLSLWVIQKIYMFFRGHK comes from the exons ATGAATCACCACCACGATCCCAATCcatttgaagaagaagaagtcaatCCATTCTCG AATGGTGCTGGATCAAAATCACGTGTTCCACCGTTGACATCTGAACCAGTGGGCTTTGGTCAAAGACATGATGCTACAGTTGATATTCCTTTGGACACTTCAAAT GGGGACTCTAAGAAAAAAGCTCAGGAGCTAGCAGCATGGGAAGCTGATTTAAAAAGGAAAGAGAAG GAAATAAAAAGAAGAGAAGATTCTGTTGCCAAAG CTGGTGTGCCCATTGATGATAAGAATTGGCCTCCATTTTTCCCAATCATTCACCATGATATTGCCAATGAGATACCAGTTCATGCTCAGAGGCTGCAGTATTTGGCCTTTGCAAGTTGGTTGG GAATCGTTCTCTGCCTAGTTTTTAATTTAGTTGCTGTGACTGTCTGTTGGGTCAGAGGCGGGG gtgttaaaatatttttccttgCAGTGATTTATGCGCTGCTTGGCGTCCCCCTTTCGTATGTGCTTTGGTACAGGCCACTCTATCGTGCTATGAG GACGGATAGTGCACTTAAGTTCAGCTGGTTTTTCATGTTATATTTG CTTCATATAGCATTTTGCATCTTTGCTGCAATTGCACCCCCTGTTGTTTTTCATGGGAAGTCATTAAC GGGCATCCTTGCAGCAATTGATGTCTTCTCAGACCACGTATTGGTTGGG ATATTCTATTTGATTGGATTTGGTCTGTTTTGCTTGGAGGCTCTTCTAAGTTTGTGGGTAATTCAG AAAATATACATGTTTTTCCGGGGGCACAAGTGA